A single region of the Sorghum bicolor cultivar BTx623 chromosome 7, Sorghum_bicolor_NCBIv3, whole genome shotgun sequence genome encodes:
- the LOC8069857 gene encoding uncharacterized protein LOC8069857 — MPLGQYGCGLAQVGAGQWEGNAVWALRDKSRLSVEATTVQGAVREIICYLEDTGHPNQVIYFDGWHGLGASAVLASIAEEPPLSLRSRFDLIIHIDCFKWKNRRQLQRTIAQKLNLPQQVMSIFERQDEDDDFGGVDEGSRGEIREVRREIHRALQGKSYFVVFHNRTDTMVDFYDFGIPPAPAEYPWSNIVGTVLWTFRGRLRSITSSMEQEATPYRYVYEKIERQFRYLYSSKYSNSILLDEAAEIIGYTKNKVDFATSEILHVFGIFCPFVHGYFIDFNWATHASNYWVCDGIIQRQQQVEAWNIATALREEIRLEDYSWYDFQRLVTLHPRWKVLSSPSAYTDYLDQTTTSFFCSDRRGDEHQRASLPDKMFQRADNLHVLKLCHCTFNFSLPPFLCCKNLRFLGLDSCKDQPQRVEEINQQEDEEEHDYCRQTTEFFQSLWVLDISCTDWELSLSPNTQEKTATSIREINIKRGRIWHKSHAWTWRHLHNIHKLRVIEPTCPWETGNMDELSDMVKLELLDLTGNSTIQVLPSLSGAIGLKTLVLDGCVGMEHVGPQSFPPCLETFSFDAGEGQGHDKEAKISRISMAGCVRLVKFRLGGYLPNLEELDLSSTSLKALDLKDELVQAPCLQQVILLGCQQLRAVLWPKREQPNSES, encoded by the exons ATGCCGCTCGGCCAGTACGGTTGCGGCCTGGCACAAGTGGGTGCCGGGCAGTGGGAGGGCAACGCCGTCTGGGCTTTGCGAGACAAGAGCAGATTGAGT GTTGAAGCGACCACGGTCCAAGGGGCGGTACGGGAGATAATCTGTTACTTAGAGGATACAGGACATCCAAATCAGGTCATCTACTTTGATGGATGGCATGGACTTGGTGCATCTGCAGTCCTTGCATCTATAGCTGAAGAACCTCCGCTGTCTTTAAGAAGCAGATTCGATCTGATTATCCACATTGACTGTTTTAAATGGAAAAATCGCAGACAACTCCAGAGGAcaattgcacagaaactaaatCTTCCGCAGCAAGTGATGTCCATCTTTGAAAGACAGGATGAGGATGATGATTTTGGTGGGGTGGATGAAGGCTCTCGGGGTGAGATAAGAGAAGTCAGGAGAGAGATCCACCGAGCCCTTCAGGGGAAGTCATATTTTGTGGTCTTCCATAACAGGACCGACACAATGGTTGACTTTTATGATTTTGGCATTCCTCCAGCTCCTGCTGAGTATCCCTGGTCAAACATTGTTGGGACAGTCTTGTGGACCTTCCGTGGAAGGCTCCGGAGCATCACCTCATCAATGGAACAAGAGGCCACCCCTTATCGTTATGTCTATGAGAAAATAGAGAGACAGTTTAGGTATCTTTATTCAAGCAAGTACAGCAATAGCATCCTGCTTGACGAAGCTGCAGAAATAATTGGATACACAAAGAACAAGGTAGACTTCGCCACCTCAGAAATACTGCATGTTTTTGGTATCTTTTGTCCCTTTGTTCATGGTTACTTCATAGACTTTAACTGGGCTACTCATGCCTCGAACTATTGGGTTTGCGACGGGATTATACAAAGACAACAGCAAGTTGAAGCATGGAACATTGCTACTGCTCTCCGTGAAGAGATACGCCTGGAGGACTACTCATGGTATGATTTCCAGCGGCTGGTCACACTTCATCCCCGTTGGAAGGTCCTCAGCAGCCCAAGCGCATACACAGACTACTTGGATCAGACAACAACATCATTCTTTTGTTCAGACAGAAGAGGAGATGAGCATCAGAGGGCATCTTTGCCCGATAAAATGTTCCAAAGAGCCGACAACCTCCACGTGTTGAAACTCTGCCACTGCACCTTTAACTTTTCTTTGCCTCCTTTTCTTTGTTGCAAAAACCTCAGGTTCCTTGGATTAGATAGCTGCAAGGATCAACCACAAAGAGTAGAAGAAATCAATCAACAAGAAGATGAAGAAGAGCATGACTATTGTAGACAGACAACAGAATTCTTTCAAAGCCTATGGGTGCTCGACATATCTTGTACCGATTGGGAACTGAGTTTATCCCCAAATACCCAAGAGAAAACAGCAACAAGCATCAGGGAGATCAATATAAAGAGAGGAAGAATCTGGCACAAAAGCCATGCATGGACATGGAGACATCTACACAACATTCACAAGCTGAGAGTCATTGAGCCTACGTGCCCTTGGGAGACAGGCAACATGGATGAATTATCAGATATGGTGAAGCTGGAGCTCCTAGACTTGACAGGGAATAGCACAATACAAGTTTTGCCGAGCTTGTCAGGAGCAATTGGGCTCAAGACACTGGTTCTAGATGGTTGCGTTGGGATGGAACATGTTGGCCCCCAATCATTTCCTCCATGTCTTGAAACATTTAGCTTTGATGCAGGGGAAGGACAGGGCCACGACAAGGAAGCTAAAATCTCCCGTATCTCCATGGCTGGTTGTGTAAGACTGGTAAAATTCAGATTGGGTGGATATCTCCCAAACCTTGAGGAGCTGGACCTCTCTAGCACATCGCTGAAAGCACTGGACCTCAAAGATGAGTTGGTGCAGGCCCCATGTCTACAACAGGTCATTCTGTTGGGATGCCAGCAGCTCCGGGCAGTTCTTTGGCCCAAAAGGGAGCAGCCAAACTCAGAATCCTAA